The stretch of DNA GTGGCTGGAAATCGGTCACGGCCAGGTTCACGGGCTCGGCGGCGGCGGCCAGTCCGGCGGCGAACAGAAGGAGAAGGGCCGCTCCGCGCATCTGGACCTCCCTCAGACCGATCATTATAGCACCAAACCGCCGGGGATTCCCCGACGGCTCAAACGCGCAGGGCGGCCCCGGTCGCGGGCCGACACGATAAAAACGCAGGACGGCTCCGCAGGACGAGTCCTCCGCGGGCCGCCATGTATTGCGATGACGTAGGGCGGGGATTCCTATCCCCGCCGCTTTTTTATAAGGTAGCCCTCACCCTTAATCCTTCTCCCATTGGGAGAGGGAGACCATCGCACCCCCCACCCTAACCCTCCCCCCAGAGGGGAGAGGGGACATGCGGCAACCATCGCCTCAGCCCGCGACACGCATTTGCAATGATGTAGGGCGGTCCCGTAGGATGAATCCTCTGCGGGCCGCCGTTGTAATAATGAGATCAGGGCTGTTGGCGCTTGAAACGCCGCACCAGCCAGCGGATTGCGGAGTAGACGAGCAGCCCCCCGGCGACGATGAGAACGGTGGTCAGTAACTCCGACCCCTCGCAGGAGGCGGCTCAGGTGCTCCCCTGGGCCAGGGCCGTTCCCGCGGACGACGCCAGCGCCAGCAATGCCGTAAATTTCACCAAAGCCCCCTTCTCTTCGACCCTTCGAGGCTCCTTACGCCGGAATTTCAGGCCCGGTTCCACGCCGTGCCCGTCCAACGAGAAGGGGGCCCCAACGCCCCCTCCTGAATCGAACGGGCCGACGCCCTAGGCCCCTTCGCCGCACTTCACCAGGAGCTCGTGCCAGCGCCGGTCTATCTCGGCCTGGATCTCGTCAATGATGTCCTGCCGGAGCTCCGGCTTGAACAGGTGGCGGAAGCGCCCCTGCCCCTGAAGCCAATCCACGACGGGCTTCTTCTCCTTGGGCTTGAAGTTGAGCTTCCACTCGCCGTCAACGACCTCGTACAGGGGCCAGAAGCAGGTTTCCACCGCCAGCAGGCCGGTCTGGACCGTCTCGTTGGGGGAGATTTTCCACCCCGGGATGCAGGGCGAGAGGCAGTTGATGAAGCAGGGACCCTCGGTGTAGAAGGCGGTCCGGGCCTTTTTCATTAGATCGTTGGGCTTGGCGGGGATGGCCTGGGCCACGTAGGGCAGGCGGTGGGCGGCCAGAATCCCGGTCAGGTCCTTGTTGAACTGGGGCTTGCCGTAGGATACCTTGCCGGCGGGGGCGGTGGTGGTGCTGGCGCCGTGGGGCGTCGAGCCGGACCGCTGGTAGCCGGTGTTCATGTAGCCCTCGTTGTCGTAGCAGATGTACACCATGTTGTGCCCGCGCTCCATGGCCCCCGAAAGGCTTTGCAGGCCGATGTCGTACGTGCCGCCGTCGCCGCCGAAGGCCAGGAACTTGAAGTTGTGGGGCATCTTGCCCTTCTTCTTCAGGGCGCGGTAGGCGGTCTCGACACCGGAGCAGGTGGCGCCGGCGTTCTCGAAGGCGTTGTGGATGTAGGAGCACCGCCAGGCCGTGTAGGGGTAGATGGTCGTGGAGACCTCCATGCACCCCGTGGCCGCGGTGACGACGACCTCGTCCTCGGCGTCCAGGCTGTGGAGGACCTGGCGCATGAGCATCGTGGCGCCGCAGCCCGCGCACATGCGGTGGCCCCCGGAGAGCCGCTGCCGCGTCGTGAGGGCTATCTCTTTGAAACTGGGCATATCTCCTCCTCGGGCGCGCCGACGCCCGTTAAGCCTTGACCGCCGCCGGCTCGTGCTGG from bacterium encodes:
- a CDS encoding thiamine pyrophosphate-dependent enzyme: MPSFKEIALTTRQRLSGGHRMCAGCGATMLMRQVLHSLDAEDEVVVTAATGCMEVSTTIYPYTAWRCSYIHNAFENAGATCSGVETAYRALKKKGKMPHNFKFLAFGGDGGTYDIGLQSLSGAMERGHNMVYICYDNEGYMNTGYQRSGSTPHGASTTTAPAGKVSYGKPQFNKDLTGILAAHRLPYVAQAIPAKPNDLMKKARTAFYTEGPCFINCLSPCIPGWKISPNETVQTGLLAVETCFWPLYEVVDGEWKLNFKPKEKKPVVDWLQGQGRFRHLFKPELRQDIIDEIQAEIDRRWHELLVKCGEGA